From a region of the Salvelinus alpinus chromosome 2, SLU_Salpinus.1, whole genome shotgun sequence genome:
- the p3h1 gene encoding prolyl 3-hydroxylase 1, with product MECRLVLAILVVCLISYGLSDVQLSSNVILEPYDLLFDTAVEAYYKGDWMTVILNMERALRNKAAIRRVKAHCRITCANQSAFGEPLSSIVVTIPGAGSVEDLGFFQKIMKRADCVNTCESDKIGPPTIHKITEDVDLEFKKRTPYNYLQVAYFKINKLDKAVAAANTFFLANPDHIEMRQNLDYYRMMSGVQEEDFKDLEAWPHMAEFLAGKRYYSSDSFGLAIDHFEAAVEEYFSADQECRALCEGAYDYDGYNYMEYSADLFQSMTDHYMQIMNCKQSCSVELASTAGKDKPFEDFLPSHFNYLQFSYYNSEKYEQAIECAKTYLLFHPEEEVMNQNLAYYSAVLGEDKPAAIPARQVVKQHIQQSLLEKELLYFAFEVFGITFVDPDSWTPADIMPLKLREKQKADRETAARITEEIGNLMKEIETLVEEKNKESTDIAKIVREGGPLLFDDIKITMSSKQLNGSQRVLLDGFISEGECRELTRLSNAAALKGDGYRGLPSPHSPSESFQGITVLKAIKFGQEGTVPLKSARLFFDMSEKVRRVLESYFRLDSPLYFSYSHLVCRSAIDEKQDDRDDPSHPVHADNCLLVSELNKCIKEPPAYTHRDYSAILYLNDDFEGGDFIFTELDAKTVTAEVRPQCGRVVGFGAGEENPHGVRAVTKGQRCAVALWFTLDPKHEEKERIQAQEMLKMFSTPTDAEFTETKTESSEPQLTLPDQAALLGQAAPPVQEQADKPAEKKPEEPAETVIENPADNPEDKKDEKPTANQAEKQIAKEGEKPKLKEAVKTKAKADDASKAKATTKTVTKAGDKAKAKPAAKTNVKHAASKTKPKATDKKEQKPATKKAEKAPVKKVSKDSKTDPKSASDSQTDKDEL from the exons ATGGAGTGCCGGTTGGTTTTAGCGATTTTAGTCGTTTGCCTCATCTCTTATGGCCTTTCGGATGTGCAGCTCAGTAGTAATGTTATTCTCGAGCCGTATGATCTGCTGTTCGACACAGCGGTAGAAGCGTACTACAAGGGTGACTGGATGACGGTCATCCTGAACATGGAGAGGGCGCTTCGGAACAAGGCTGCGATACGCAGGGTGAAGGCGCATTGCCGGATAACTTGTGCAAACCAGAGCGCTTTCGGAGAGCCTTTATCCAGCATAGTTGTGACAATACCAGGTGCTGGCTCTGTGGAGGATCTTGGTTTTTTTCAAAAAATTATGAAAAGGGCTGATTGTGTAAATACCTGCGAAAGTGATAAAATTGGACCACCAACTATCCATAAAATCACTGAAGATGTGGACCTCGAGTTTAAGAAGAGAACCCCTTACAATTATCTGCAAGTCGCATACTTCAAG ATCAATAAGCTGGATAAGGCTGTGGCAGCGGCCAACACGTTTTTCCTGGCCAACCCAGACCACATTGAGATGAGGCAGAACCTGGACTACTACAGGATGATGTCCGGAGTACAGGAGGAAGACTTTAAAGACCTGGAGGCCTGGCCGCACATG GCAGAGTTCCTTGCAGGGAAGCGGTACTACAGCTCAGACTCGTTCGGTCTGGCCATCGACCACTTTGAGGCAGCGGTGGAAGAGTACTTCAGCGCAGACCAGGAGTGCCGGGCGCTCTGCGAAGGAGCTTACGACTACGACGGATACAACTACATGGAGTACAGTGCTGACCTCTTCCAGTCCATGACAG ACCACTACATGCAGATTATGAACTGTAAGCAGAGCtgttctgtggagctagcctccACCGCAGGAAAGGACAAGCCATTTGAGGATTTCCTCCCTTCCCACTTCAACTACCTACAGTTCTCCTACTACAACA gtGAAAAGTATGAGCAGGCCATAGAGTGTGCTAAGACCTACCTGCTGTTCCACCCAGAAGAGGAGGTAATGAATCAGAACCTGGCCTACTACTCCGCTGTGCTGGGAGAGGACAAGCCTGCAGCCATACCTGctagacag GTGGTAAAACAGCACATTCAGCAGTCCCTGTTAGAGAAGGAGCTGCTCTACTTTGCTTTTGAAGTGTTTGGAATCACCTTTGTTGATCCA GATTCCTGGACCCCTGCAGACATCATGCCCCTCAAACTGAGAGAGAAGCAGAA GGCAGACAGGGAGACTGCAGCAAGAATCACTGAGGAGATTGGGAATCTGATGAAGGAGATTGAAACTCTGGTGGAGGAGAAGAACAAGGAGTCGACTGATATTGCCAAGATCGTACGAGAAG GTGGTCCTCTGTTGTTTGATGACATCAAGATTACCATGTCGTCTAAGCAGCTGAATGGGTCTCAGAGGGTTCTACTGGATGGATTTATCTCGGAGGGCGAGTGCAGAGAGCTCACCCGCCTCTCTAAT gCGGCTGCGCTGAAAGGTGATGGGTACCGAGGCCTTCCCTCCCCACACTCCCCCAGCGAGAGCTTCCAAGGAATCACAGTCCTCAAGGCTATTAAG TTTGGACAGGAGGGAACTGTGCCCCTGAAGAGTGCCCGTCTGTTTTTCGACATGAGTGAGAAGGTGCGTAGGGTTCTCGAGTCGTACTTCCGTCTGGactctcctctctacttctccTACTCTCACCTGGTCTGCCGCTCCGCCATCGACG AGAAGCAGGATGACCGTGACGACCCGAGTCACCCGGTTCATGCAGACAACTGCCTTCTGGTCTCTGAGCTCAACAAGTGCATCAAAGAACCAcccgcatacacacacagagactacag CGCCATCCTCTATCTAAATGATGACTTTGAAGGAGGAGATTTCATTTTCACTGAACTGGATGCCAAAACTGTCACA GCGGAGGTGCGTCCTCAGTGTGGTCGTGTGGTTGGTTTTGGGGCAGGGGAGGAGAATCCTCATGGCGTGAGAGCGGTCACTAAGGGCCAGAGGTGTGCTGTGGCCCTGTGGTTCACCCTTGACCCCAAACACGAGGAGAAG gaGCGGATCCAAGCTCAAGAGATGCTGAAGATGTTCTCCACTCCTACGGACGCAGAGttcacagagacaaagacagagagctcAGAGCCACAGCTCACACTTCCTGACCAGGCTGCGCTTCTTGGTCAAGCTGCACCCCCAGTACAGGAGCAGGCTGACAAACCAGCAGAGAAGAAGCCTGAGGAACCAGCAGAAACAGTAATAGAAAATCCAGCTGATAACCCAGAAGATAAAAAGGATGAGAAGCCGACAGCCAATCAGGCAGAAAAACAAATTGCCAAAGAGGGTGAAAAACCCAAGTTGAAAGAGGCAGTCAAAACGAAAGCCAAAGCAGACGACGCATCAAAGGCCAAAGCGACGACTAAAACAGTGACTAAAGCAGGGGACAAAGCCAAGGCTAAACCAGCAGCAAAAACAAACGTCAAACATGCAGCAAGCAAAACAAAACCTAAAGCAACAGACAAAAAAGAGCAGAAGCCAGCTACAAAGAAGGCAGAGAAAGCCCCTGTCAAAAAGGTTTCCAAGGACTCTAAAACTGACCCCAAATCAGCCTCGGACTCACAGACAGACAAGGATGAGCTGTGA